A genomic stretch from Bacterioplanes sanyensis includes:
- a CDS encoding substrate-binding periplasmic protein, translating to MLKPCSVILQATVAMLVTVCSGFSQFLDAAELRMGLYNWPPFSFDAERPYRGIDVDLANEISKRVGFDFTIDTCPFERCLLEMELGRLDLMSGIALTPKRAKYMDYAHFPYAEVSTAFFVRRGEEERLLRYEDLYNLQIGVVSEAHYFDRFDIDNNLNKTVFHSEKLMIKLLSLGRIDTFVSHQTTGAYEIMNQGFKGTLVQAPYSPGSRIPIYFAISQKSPHRSLLPAINKAIKDIHADGTMEKILKKYR from the coding sequence ATGTTGAAACCATGCTCTGTAATCCTGCAAGCTACGGTGGCGATGCTTGTCACTGTCTGCAGTGGTTTTTCCCAGTTCCTTGATGCGGCGGAGCTGCGCATGGGTTTGTATAACTGGCCTCCGTTCAGTTTTGATGCCGAGAGACCTTATCGTGGCATTGATGTCGACCTTGCCAATGAAATCAGTAAACGCGTCGGTTTTGACTTCACCATTGATACCTGCCCTTTTGAGCGCTGCTTGCTGGAGATGGAACTTGGGCGATTGGACTTGATGTCAGGAATCGCACTGACTCCTAAGCGTGCTAAATATATGGATTATGCGCACTTCCCTTATGCCGAGGTATCCACAGCATTTTTTGTACGGAGAGGCGAAGAAGAGCGCCTGCTTCGCTATGAGGATCTTTATAACTTACAGATTGGCGTGGTAAGCGAAGCGCACTATTTTGATCGATTCGATATCGACAATAACCTTAATAAAACCGTGTTTCATAGTGAAAAACTGATGATTAAGCTGCTGAGTTTGGGACGGATAGACACCTTCGTCAGCCATCAGACCACTGGGGCCTATGAAATTATGAACCAGGGATTTAAAGGAACGCTGGTACAGGCACCTTATTCTCCTGGGAGTCGAATTCCCATCTATTTTGCAATCTCCCAAAAGTCACCACACCGATCTCTGCTGCCAGCAATAAATAAGGCCATCAAGGACATCCATGCCGATGGCACCATGGAAAAGATCCTCAAGAAGTACCGTTAA
- a CDS encoding DUF3833 domain-containing protein produces the protein MRNWMLALTAPLLLSACSSVSVHDYAERQPKLDPREFFDGKLCADGVVRDWKGEQIRQFNASIIATWDEQGVGTLDEIFQFDDGRETRIWTLTPMTNAEGQRAYRAKANDVPEPTVMNFAGNAIHMNYMLRYGESGDTIDLTMDDWMFKVADGVVVNETTMSKWGIDVGQVLLVMRKVDDGHECIEE, from the coding sequence ATGCGTAATTGGATGCTTGCCCTGACCGCACCGTTACTGCTCTCAGCCTGCTCATCGGTATCGGTGCACGACTATGCCGAGCGCCAACCCAAACTGGACCCGCGTGAATTCTTTGATGGCAAATTATGCGCCGACGGCGTGGTTCGTGATTGGAAAGGCGAGCAGATTCGCCAATTTAACGCCAGCATCATTGCTACCTGGGACGAGCAGGGCGTTGGCACCTTGGATGAGATTTTCCAGTTTGACGATGGCCGCGAAACCCGCATCTGGACCTTAACCCCAATGACCAATGCGGAGGGGCAGCGCGCTTACCGTGCCAAGGCCAACGATGTGCCAGAGCCCACCGTGATGAACTTTGCCGGTAACGCCATTCATATGAACTATATGCTGCGCTACGGCGAGTCGGGCGACACCATTGATCTCACCATGGACGACTGGATGTTTAAAGTCGCCGACGGCGTGGTGGTGAATGAAACCACCATGAGCAAATGGGGCATTGATGTCGGCCAAGTGTTGCTAGTAATGCGCAAGGTGGATGACGGGCATGAGTGTATTGAGGAGTGA